From the Leptolyngbya sp. 'hensonii' genome, the window TTCTGAGGCAGGATTGGAGCCTGATAGAGGATTTGCCGCATGGTGATGGGATTATCATGATTGCCCGGTAGCCAGTAGGTTGGAATTCCCAGGGGAATTAACCGGGATTGCAGTTGTGCATAGGACTCCGGTGTACCATCCTGGGACAAGTCACCCGTCAACAAAATTAAATCCACTTCCGAACGAATCTCTGTCAATCGTTGTAGAACTGCCCCAAAGGAGTCGGCGGTGGGCAGGCCAAGCAACTCTCGTTGGCGATCGGCAAAGAGGTGAATATCTGTAATTTGAGCCACGCGGAGGGGGGAAACTGAAGACATGGGGGTCGCGAAGAGGGTTGGTGTCACACAGCAAGATGGGAAACTGCAACTGACCGGAAGAAATTTTCTCCAGTCCAACATCTGTTAGGGTCATAGTACCCAGAAGGAACAGGGTCTCCAACGCCTCATAATGAGATCTTAGGGCAATTTTTCGGTGATCTTGGTCATAGGGCAGTAGTAGATACAGCCAAATCGGCAAAAGGGCTGATATACTTAGAAAACTCTAATGAGTGTGGCGCCATAGCCAAGTGGTAAGGCAGAGGTCTGCAAAACCTCCACTCCCCAGTTCGAATCTGGGTGGCGCCTTTAAGAAAAATCAACGAATCTGATGCCAGCGCAAAATAGTGTGACGGCTGACAGTAGGTAACTCGCCAGAAATTATCTATCGGCAATACGCCGGGAACAAGGGTGATTTGCAAGTACCAGAGTTATAGAAGCAATCTCTAAAAATCAATGTTTGATGGTTCCTTAAGGAGCACCAGAATCCCATGACCAACTGGCAACAAACATACTACTTTCCCTCCCAATCGTAATCCTGGGTTTGTTGAAGTTTAAACGCTTCTTTGCTTCAATCAATCTCCTGCGTGCAAGTTTTGAGAGCACTGCGCTGGCTCAGTTACTTGGGGCGCTCCGCTGGTGGGTTATTACACACTCTTTCAAGGATGGCTACTTCTAAGCCCACCTCCCAGGTTCTTTGCACTCCCCGTTCACAAGCGCCCACTGCTTGCAGTGTCACGTTTCCTCTCGTACTCGTATGTAGGCTCCACAAGTTAGGGCACGCAGGAGATTATGAAATGCTACCGCTTACCAGGCAAAGATTCCTGAACGCGACTTGACAGGAACCGCACGGGCGGCTCGGATACACAGTTGGGCAATCAACTCAGTGGAAGTGACGGCACTTTGCAGTTGGGCAAAGTTGAGGGTGTCTGCTTTGATTTGGGCGATCGCCAACACCTTGTCGATGCTGTCATCGCTCAACTTCATACCTGCCTTCAGGAAGTCGGTGCAGGGACCCTGATGCCGTTGAGTGGGCGTGCGACTGCGCTTGCACCAGAAGTGACTGATGATATGGAAGACGTGTCCCTTACCCCAATCAAAACTAACAGCAACGACAGGCGCGCTGTGCCGTGATAGCAGGTCATGACTTGCCGCTTCAATCACCACCTTATCAGGATTGAGAATCGAGATCGGATGGCTGCTGCCCTCCAACCACCACTGCGGGTCGGCTCCCAGTACCACTACATCAGCCCACAGGCTGTTCAGGCTTGGCTCTACAGAAATCACCTCATCCCCAGTTGCCCGTCCGGTAAACTTGACCATACCTGGAAATGCAGGTTCGATGAACCGTCCCAGTGCCCAGTCAGAACTGACCAGCCACTTACCTTCATTCACCCGTTGGCTGAGATGTTCAATCAGGGCTTTGTCGTAGCTACTGGAGCAGTTGACAAAGATAATTTGAGCATCCAGTTTGGACGCATCTGGGTTCATGGTGCAAGGGACATTCAGACACGCCAGAATATCTTCGACGCGATCGAAACTCCCTGCATAAACGGCGACATCCTGCTTGCGCAGCTTGTTCAATACGTGCAGGTCTTCAGGACGCTGCTCGGCAAGACGCTGACGAACGGCGATCGCTGCCACCTCATACGCCTTCTTCATGTCGCTCATCGTAATCACCTCCTGAGAGTGAGCGATCAGTCAAATCCATAATACAAAATATACTACTATATACTACAAATAAGATCAGCCTATTCCACAATTGCTAATCTTGATTTATCAAAATGTTGGGGGATGTTCGCCCATCTTGACCCATAACCGTCGCACCCGTAGTAATTGAGGGCGATTCATTTTCAATGCATCAACGGTAGCTCTACCTGTAGGAGTTAACCCAATAATTCCTATAGCTTCCTCATTCCACTCAAAATGATCGACCCAGGATTGTTGCTGGGGATGAAATAACGGTACCTCTGTTTGTGTTGTTGGATCGGTTTCAGTTTGACGAACCGCTTTATAGCGATTGCAGGAGGGACAGGCTAAACAAAGATTTTCAAAGATGGTCTCTCCACCTCTCGCCAATGGAACGATATGTTCAAATTCAAACATCGTCACAGTGAGAGATTCAGCCGTTCGGCAATAGGCACAGCAATCAGCAAAATGAGAACGGATTTGGCGTTGCAACTCAACCGGAATATAAGCACTCACACTACGCTGAGACTCCGTAAAGTTGCTGTAAGGTGTACCTGGCTCTGGTTTTAAGGATGTTCAAATTATCCACTTGTGTCAGCAAGCGATCGAGCGTTGCAGCGGCATCAGGTGATAGTTGCCCTTCAACATTTTGAGTCAGTAGCTCGCCAAGTTGAGTTTGTTCAGCCGAGGCGAGTTGGCTGTTGGCTAATGCCTGTAATTCTTCCAGGCTCAACCCCGTCAAATGCTCTTGGTCAGATGCAGCAGTGCTGATAAGGCGATGATAGGTTTCCAAATCAAGCAAAACTCCAACTCGCTCTCCTTGCTGATTAGTTACATACTGCACGACTTGCACGACTTCAGGCATGACTTCCTTTGTTCAGGCTTAGATTAATTTTAATGGGAAGAAGGGCGATCGCTGCTACCTCATACGCCTTCTTCATGTCGCTCATCGTAATCACCTCCAGATATTGCTCACACAACATCTATCTCTTGAAACCATGACCATTTTTTCGATTCCTGAACAATATCAATTGTTTGATCAAGAAGTTTTTCTTCAAGACATAGAACTACCTCCAAATCTCCTAGCTCCTCAATAAACTGACGACCTAGTTCAGTAATTTCGGAAGTTCTATCTGAGACTTGATAGTCTGTGTAGCCGAGACCATAGAGCTTCAGCATATATCGTCTAACAAACTCTTGCTCTGACAATGTTGTAAACTGGGTCTTGCTCCTAAGCCGTGAAAGCAATTCGGAAGTTTCTACTCGTCGAACAATTGAATCAAGCTCCATAAGAACTTCATAGAAACCAACAGTATCAATATAAGTTCTTAGAAAAGGGATGGTGTTAAAGTACCCATCTTGGTTCGGTCGAATCTTAATACCCATTGGAACCTTAATCTCTTTCTGATATTCCTTTCTCTGTGAAATCAAATATTGCTTAATGGATTTACCTGCTAGCTGAGACATTGATAGAAGAGCAAGCACAATAGCATTTGATCCTCCCGTCAAATTACACCATATTTCCTTGCCAGAACCACGAATAGGACTAAAGCGATAGGCAGCCTTGATAACTTTATCGAAACAATCCTGATAGTTATCAATATCTACATCGCACCAAAAAATTTTTCCACCTTCATCGTGATCTTTGCGCTTCCATACTTGTCTCAAAACTTTTATGATTTCATCTCTCACGTTACCTGGAGTATCATTTCCTGCATATTGAAATGCTAATATTTCTCTTGAAATAACTTCCTTGCTTGTAAAAAGAACTAATGCTTCAATTTTTCCTTTGTTTTCTTCAGTATGATTGATTCCTCCACTACCCTTAAAAAGTTGAATAGTTTCTTCATTTCCAGTGTTATTTGAAACTTCATCTAAAGCTCTTTCAATGTAGTCAACAGCACAGGTTACAG encodes:
- a CDS encoding HNH endonuclease signature motif containing protein, which gives rise to MSAYIPVELQRQIRSHFADCCAYCRTAESLTVTMFEFEHIVPLARGGETIFENLCLACPSCNRYKAVRQTETDPTTQTEVPLFHPQQQSWVDHFEWNEEAIGIIGLTPTGRATVDALKMNRPQLLRVRRLWVKMGEHPPTF